In the genome of Brachyspira pilosicoli, one region contains:
- the pduL gene encoding phosphate propanoyltransferase, with protein sequence MLEEPILLNMLSNSIRNEIKNRKIIKVEISARHVHLSEKDLNVLFGNNYSLTPKRDLSQPGQYLSEERVSLIGPKSKMDNVAILGPARKDTQVELSLSDARQLGVKDITINESGYLQGAGTITIATKNGSIEAKNSVIIAKRHVHLREEDANAWNLKNGQIVKVKIYGIRSLIFDEVVVRVSNKFMPAMHIDFDEANACGLLSQGYGEIIL encoded by the coding sequence ATGCTTGAGGAACCAATTCTTCTTAATATGCTTTCTAATTCAATTAGAAATGAGATTAAAAATAGAAAGATTATCAAAGTGGAAATTTCTGCTAGACATGTTCATTTGTCTGAAAAAGATTTAAATGTCCTTTTTGGTAATAACTATTCTTTAACCCCTAAAAGAGACCTTTCTCAGCCTGGACAATATTTAAGTGAAGAAAGAGTTAGTCTTATAGGTCCAAAATCAAAAATGGATAATGTAGCAATACTTGGTCCGGCAAGAAAAGACACTCAAGTTGAATTATCTTTATCAGACGCTAGACAATTAGGTGTAAAAGATATAACTATAAATGAATCTGGCTATTTACAAGGAGCTGGAACTATAACTATAGCTACTAAAAATGGCAGTATAGAAGCGAAAAATTCTGTTATAATTGCTAAAAGGCATGTTCATTTACGTGAAGAAGATGCTAATGCATGGAATTTAAAAAATGGCCAAATAGTTAAAGTTAAAATTTATGGTATTAGATCTTTAATATTTGATGAGGTAGTTGTAAGAGTTAGTAATAAATTTATGCCAGCTATGCATATAGATTTTGATGAGGCTAATGCTTGCGGTTTGTTGTCTCAAGGATATGGAGAAATTATTTTATGA